One window of Hydractinia symbiolongicarpus strain clone_291-10 chromosome 3, HSymV2.1, whole genome shotgun sequence genomic DNA carries:
- the LOC130635488 gene encoding uncharacterized protein LOC130635488 has product MTSRFTDDENRQFSERFGSWEDEYFGRTIDPCLNSASSRSCCEELLNMVEILELQYVDFEGIGPDSDHKSYDDIIEHVKARSVLRTGGVELGYYGTPIIEARVYAVATGPYEIWTYMDIDDVEEYDDEEEEEEEDEEEEEYDDEEYDDEEEEEEEEEEEYDGEKRTTRTRALIDRDFFSDDDDDLEDEDKCIICLSKRKSATFVHGRMGHCCCCLSCAYKLEKGEDNCPVCRAPIDFVIRQY; this is encoded by the coding sequence ATGACTTCGAGATTTacagatgacgaaaaccgacagttCTCCGAAAGATTCGGCTCCTGGGAGGACGAATATTTCGGCCGCACAATAGACCCATGCCTGAATTCCGCATCCAGCAGATCTTGTTGCGAAGAATTACTGAACATGGTCGAAATATTGGAACTACAATATGTTGACTTTGAGGGGATCGGTCCGGACTCTGATCATAAATCCTATGATGATATTATAGAACACGTAAAAGCTCGAAGTGTCTTACGCACCGGAGGAGTCGAACTCGGATACTATGGAACTCCCATAATAGAAGCGCGCGTCTATGCAGTCGCCACGGGTCCGTATGAAATATGGACATATATGGACATAGATGATGTCGAGGAGTACGACgatgaggaggaagaggaggaagaggatgaagaggaagaggagtacgacgatgaggagtacgacgatgaggaggaagaggaggaagaagaggaagaggagtaCGACGGTGAGAAGAGGACGACGAGGACAAGAGCGCTGATTGATCGTGATTTTTTtagtgatgacgatgatgacctaGAGGACGAGGACAAATGCataatttgtctttctaaaagaAAGAGCGCAACCTTTGTTCATGGTAGAATGGGACATTGctgctgctgtttatcgtgcgcatATAAATTGGAAAAGGGGGAAGATAATTGTCCCGTGTGTCGAGCGCCAATagattttgtcattagacaatattga